In the Sporichthya brevicatena genome, GTCGAATCCGAGGACCGGGGCCGGTGCCTGGTGCGGCTGCTCGGTGCCGGGGAGGCCCCAGTTCGGTCGGTACTTGAACCGGCGTTCGAGCCCGAACCCGCCGGCGATCGGCGTGCTGCGGCCGCCTTCGGCGCTGGGGACGATGCGGAGCAGGAGGCGGAGGCAAAGGTCGGCGTGGGTTTCATCGCTGCGTCGTCTCCCGTGTTCATCTGGGACCGGTGTTCTCAGCGGAGTCGCGCCAGACGCGGTCGTGCGGATCCCACCGGAGCCCGGTCACCTGGCCGCGCAAGGCGGGGTCGGCAAAAGTGGCGATCTCGGTGAGGACATCGCGGAAAGAGACCGGGACGGCCGCGTCGAGGCGGTACTTTCGCCGCCAGGCCGCCAGGCCGCCCATCGGCCCTGGGCGCGTTCGGGGTAGCCGCGGAGTCGGTCGGCGAGAGGGATGAGCTGTGCCGCCCGTGCGCCGGCGACGGTCTGGAGCGCGGTCTGCAGATCGGATCCCTCGACCGGGTGGCGATTGCTGAGGGTGTGGATGTCGGCGAAATCGCGCCAGCGGGTGTTGGCAATGCCGCGCTGGATGGCGGTGACGATCTTCTCGGCGTGCACCATGGCGACGGGGTATCCGGTGATCGCGATGCTGCCGCCGAGCAATCGGGGTACCTCGATCACGGCTGGCGCGGGCCACGCCGGATCGCCGACGTTGACGTCGATGTGCAGCGGCAGGATGGCTGTGGCCAACCGGACGACGATCGAGATCCTGACGCCCGTGTACTCGTCCTCGTCCCGGATGCTCTCGGCCGTGGCGCCGGCGACGTCGAAGGCGAGTCCGTCCTCGGCCTCGATCAAGGCGATCTCGCGCACGATGTCCAGCGTCGCGTCAACTCGTTGGGCAGCGCGGTGGCGAGCAGGTCGATGTCGCCGATGTCCCGTCCTTGCCGCTTGGCGAGGTTCTGCAGGTCCCGGAAAGCGCGCCCGGCCACGGTCGCTCGGGTCGGGCCGGTCACAACAGAACCTCCAGCGCGGTCCCCAGTGGGGTCAGGGTCCGCGGCCAGTGCTGGGCGAGCGAGAGCAGATCCCCGGGCTGGGAACCGCGGCGACGTAGCCAACGGCGTAGGGCCTCGTTGCCGAGCTCGTGACCCTCACACCCGCGCGTCCGGAAGGCGTCGATGATGCTCCGCTCAGGGGAGTAGATCCCGATGGAGGTCTCGGAGTCGACCGCTGTCAGGGATCGGCCGATGGTGAAGGCATCGGCAGCGAAGGAGTGCCAGCGCGCGTTCGCCCGCACGGCAGGTGGCCGGGAACCTCGGGGTAGGGCGATGTCCGGTGCGGCGGGAATGTCGTCGCTGAGCCCGTGGCGAGCGAGCGCGCTCGACAGGCACAACGTCGCCATGGGCGCCGCGGTGGCGATCGCAATCAGGCCGTGGTCGGCGAGCTCACCGTCGCCTCGCCGGTAGATCCCTCGGCCCAGCGACTCGATCACCCCGCTGTCGCGTAGGCGATAGAGGGTGTGCTTGTTCATCCCCGCGGCGGTCGCCTGCGCGAAGGTGAAGGTGGTCGGCAGCGCGCCCAGCGCATCGGCCGCATCTTCGAGTGACGACACCTCTCACCTGCCGGAACAAGTGTAGACATGAATGCAGATGTGTCTACAGTTATTCCGGTTGGTTTGGTCTCTTCGGGCAACTGGAACCGACCGAGGGACGGCGCCGTCAAAGGGGGCAAACGGGACGGATCGGCGAGCCCGTATCAACCGGGGGATCTGCCGTGCACTTCGCTTCCGTTCGCCTGCTGGGCTCCAGTGCCCGCGCCCGTCGTGTTGTCGTGACTGCGATGGCGGGACTGCTGTCGGTCGGCCTGGCCGGTTGCGGGGGAGCGTCGACCACCACGGCCAACGACGCCACGCCCGACGCCGGGGTCTCCGCCTTGAGCGCGATGTCGCCGGCCGCGGTCATGGCGAGAGCGGGCGAGACCGACGAGACCCCGCGCAGTGCGCGCTTCACGATGCTCTCGACCTCGCCCGGCGCGCCGGCCGTGAAGGCAACGGGGGCGTACCAGCGCGGTACCCAGAACGCGATGTCCATGACCATGGACATGAGCGCCGCCGGCGCGGCCGCTGGGGTGCCCTTCCCGGCTCAGATGGAAGCGATGTTCATCGGTAGCACCATGTACTTCCGCCTCGTCGGGTCGGGCACGCCGCTGGACACCTCGTGGACGAGGGTTTCCGCCGGCGACATGGCGAGCGGCGGCGGGCTGAACCTCGGCTGGATGCTGGACCTGATCTCTCGCGCCGACCCTCAGAGCGGGGTGGACCTGCTGCTCGAAGCCCGGGATCTGGCCGATCTTGGCGATGAGGTGATCGACGGCGTCCCGACCCGCCATTACCGCGGGACGATCGACGCGTCCGCTCTCATCCGCAGCCTCGCAACCGACGCAGAATCCCGCAGGCTGCTCCGCCAGACCTTCCGCGAGATGGAGGTTACCGGCGCGGTCCAGGACATGTGGGTCGATGAGGACTTCAACATCCGGCGGTCGGTCAACCGGCAGACGTCGAACATCGGCGAGTTCACCACGACGATGACCTTCGCCGGATTCGACGAGCACGTCACCATCACCGCTCCGGACCCCGCCGAGGTCGTGGACCTGGCCGACGCCATGTAGGTCCGGGGGCGCCTGACAAGCAGGCTTCGCCGTTAGGACTTTCGCTCAGTCCTCCTCGGGATCACTTATGCCCGAGCCTCTGGGTGAACGAGTTGCCCCCTTCGCGCGTCTTCGTCGAGATGGAAGGTCTGAGGGGAGCACTGAATCGCCCTGGGTCTGATGGAGGCTCTTCTTATTGGATTCCAACCCCGACCGGGTTGGAGTCTTGGCCAGCGTAGAACGCCGCTTCGTATTCGGCCGGCGGCAGGTCGCCGCAGTGCCCGTGGAGGCGGTCCTCGTTGAACCAGTGCACCCAGGACAGCGTCGCGAGTTCGAGCTCGTCGACGTCGTCCCAGCCGCGGCTGTCGGGGCCGTGAACGCACTCGGTCTTGTAGAGGCCGTTGGTCGTTTCGGCCAGCGCGTTGTCGTAGGATTATCCGCGATCGTCCCGATCGAGGGACGAGCACCGATCTCCTCCAGTCGCTCAGTGAAGCGAACCGAGGTGAATTGTGACCCAGCATCAGAATGCGTCACCAGACCGACGAGGCGATGCCCGCCGCGTGAGGCCCGGGCCATCTCCAGGGCGTCGAGGACCATCTCGGTCTTCATGTTCGACGCTGCGCGCCAGCCCACGATGCGCCGGCTGAACGCATCGACGATGAAACACACGTAAGCCATCCCCGAACGGGTGGGGACGTAGGTGAGATCGGTGACCCACAGGGCATCGGGACGGTCAGCCTTGAACTGACGGCTCACCAGGTCCGGAGCCCGGGTCGCGTCGGGATCGGAACGGGTCGTGAAGACCTTCTTACGCAGCCGGGACACGCCCTCGATGCCCAGTTCCCGCATGAGGCGAGCGACCTGGTCACGGCCGATGTCGTGGCCCGCGCGGTGCGCGGCCTTCCA is a window encoding:
- a CDS encoding nucleotidyl transferase AbiEii/AbiGii toxin family protein; this encodes MREIALIEAEDGLAFDVAGATAESIRDEDEYTGVRISIVVRLATAILPLHIDVNVGDPAWPAPAVIEVPRLLGGSIAITGYPVAMVHAEKIVTAIQRGIANTRWRDFADIHTLSNRHPVEGSDLQTALQTVAGARAAQLIPLADRLRGYPERAQGRWAAWRPGGESTASTRPSRSLSAMSSPRSPLLPTPPCAAR
- a CDS encoding type IV toxin-antitoxin system AbiEi family antitoxin domain-containing protein, with protein sequence MSSLEDAADALGALPTTFTFAQATAAGMNKHTLYRLRDSGVIESLGRGIYRRGDGELADHGLIAIATAAPMATLCLSSALARHGLSDDIPAAPDIALPRGSRPPAVRANARWHSFAADAFTIGRSLTAVDSETSIGIYSPERSIIDAFRTRGCEGHELGNEALRRWLRRRGSQPGDLLSLAQHWPRTLTPLGTALEVLL